One segment of Mycolicibacterium neworleansense DNA contains the following:
- the orn gene encoding oligoribonuclease, whose product MRDELVWIDCEMTGLDLKSDRLIEIAVLVTDADLNILGDGLDVVIHTDDEALSSMVDVVKQMHTRSGLIEEVRASTVDVATAEEMVLDYIRGHVKTAKAAPLAGNSIATDRGFIARDMPKLDDYLHYRMIDVSSIKELCRRWYPRIYFGQPEKGLAHRALADIHESIRELKYYRSTAFVAQPGPSTSDIAAVAAELGPPKDDAPETDSALGHPSS is encoded by the coding sequence GTGCGAGACGAACTGGTATGGATCGACTGCGAGATGACCGGCCTGGACCTCAAGTCCGATCGCCTCATCGAGATTGCGGTTCTGGTCACCGACGCGGACCTGAACATCCTCGGTGACGGCCTGGACGTGGTCATTCACACCGACGACGAGGCGTTGTCGTCCATGGTCGACGTGGTCAAACAGATGCACACCCGCTCCGGGCTGATCGAAGAAGTCCGAGCTTCGACGGTCGATGTGGCCACCGCAGAAGAAATGGTGCTCGATTACATCCGCGGGCACGTCAAGACGGCGAAGGCCGCTCCCCTGGCCGGCAACTCGATCGCCACCGACCGCGGCTTCATCGCCCGCGACATGCCCAAACTCGACGATTACCTGCACTACCGGATGATCGACGTCAGCTCGATCAAGGAACTGTGCCGCCGCTGGTACCCCAGGATCTACTTCGGCCAGCCCGAGAAAGGGCTGGCCCACCGCGCCCTGGCTGACATCCACGAGTCGATCCGCGAATTGAAGTACTACCGCTCGACCGCGTTCGTGGCCCAGCCCGGGCCGTCTACCAGCGATATTGCCGCGGTCGCGGCCGAGCTCGGCCCGCCGAAGGACGACGCGCCAGAAACCGATTCGGCGCTAGGACACCCGAGCAGTTAG